The following nucleotide sequence is from Cercospora beticola chromosome 2, complete sequence.
CAGACGGGATGCGCTACGAAATTTGACGCGAGAGacccttcttcaccttcataAGTCAAGATGCTGTGTAACGACTGCCACCTGGGCATTCTTGGCTGCCATGGTCAGCAACGTCCAAGACGCTTCCTTCCGTTCACAGCATGTCAAGGGCAGCTCTTCGGTACGTCGAGGCCTACAAATCCTATCCTGCTTGGTAATCGCCATCGAAGGATGGAAGTAGTTTGCAATGCGAGCTCGAAAAACCTGAGAATGCTGACACATGGCTCCTGTTCGTGGAAGTGATCTTCTTAAGATCGCAGGCCAAGACCCCGATGACATACCTCACCTCTGTCGTGACCCATAGGCGATTCTGTTGAGGACCTCGTCTTCCTTTTCTAAAGGATGATGCAGTATATAAGACGCGGCAGCTGGCCTCAGCCGGTAGCCATCGTTTTCAATAGACCGGGAAATTGACCAGACTTGAGCACCAAACGCCGAAAGCAAGAATCTTCACGTCTCACGATGACGATACTCATTACTGGATCGAATGGCAAGACTGCGAGCGAGTTGACTTCCATGTTGACGCCACAATATCCCGTGCTCATTGCCACGCGTTCACCAGATAAAGCAACGAATCATCCAAATGTAAAATTCGACTGGACAGACAGTACCACATACAGCAACCCATTCGAACACGAGCAGGCCAAGAACTCACCCATAACCGCCGTGTATCTTGTGGGTCTCGAAAGCGACAACCGCGGCGAGCTCCTCATCTCCTTCGTCCACCTGGCAGTCTCCAAAGGCGTTCGTCGCTTCGTACTCCTCTCCTCAGCAGAAATTGAAGAAGGTGGCCCACTATTTGGACAAGCTCATGGGGAACTACACAAACTCGGCGATGAGGGAAAGCTCGAATGGGCTGTCCTTCGCCCACATTTCTTCATGGAGAATTTCATCGAGCGAGGCTATGGTGGATACCATTGGCAGACCATAATGGAACAAGGCAAGATATTCAGTGCTGCTGGAAAAGGCAAGAAACCGTACATCAGCACGACAGATATCGCCGCCACGGCGTACAGAGCACTGGTCGATGAGAAGCCACATAATGCCGATTTGTATATCACCGGACCGGAGAGTCTCACATATGATGATGTAGGTTGCCGAATCACCCTCAAACTTCGACAGTGTACTAATTCAATTAGATCGCTGCCATCTTCAGCGAAGTACTCGGAAGAAACATCGAACACGTGAGCCTCACTGGTCACGAACTAGCCCAGACTCTAGTCAAAGTGGGCGGTGTTCCCGAGGACTTTGCAGCAATGCTGGGCGAAATCGATGAGAAGGTTGCAAAAGGTCATCATTGGGAGAAGACAGATGTGGTAGAAAGGGTGACTGGTCGACCAGCGCGGACCTTCAAGAACTTCGTAATCGAGAACAAGAACTTATTCGCACAGACAGCCTGAGCACGGCGCTGGAATAATCCATGACTGGCAAAACGATTGATCAAGGGCCAATACGGTTGTGCAAAAAATTCAACATGGTCAGTCACTACGACAAAAGTCATTCGAGATGAGCCAAAAAGGTCGACACCAGAATCGAACTGATATCTCCGGAAAGGACTGAAGCGTCAGAATCCGACGTGATGGCCATTACACTAGTCAACCCCAGCTGGGTGTTTGTTGGAGTAGGAGTGAAGGGATTTTGTGACAATATGAGCGTTTGTGTGGGCCCTTTGGCCGAGGTTTTGCCGCTGCTACTTTGACCTCACTCACTGGACAATAGTGATGTTTGAAAACTCACAAGTCAACAAGAGCATTCATGCGCATTGCTGCCAACAATACTAGAGGTCGTCAAAAGAATACGGAAAATGAGCCAAATGGAACCAAGAGTATCCAACAGATTTGTTTGGGTTAATACTACGTCCTTTTCTATCGAGCCCGACTTTTGATCTCACACAGAAGCAGAAACACCAATACACTAATGCCATGCCCATCTAGACACCATCGACTGCGCTCACGAGCAACCCTCACTGTGGAGGGTGGCCCTCAAACGGCGTAGGGGACGCAGCCGCAGCCATGGCTGAAATGATTGAGAAAAGGGAAGGGTGTCCTCCAACGGCGTCGACCGTGAGGGTTCCATTCTAAGGGCAATCGTGTCAGTCAACATTCGATCCAAGATGTAGTACCGCGTGAGATAGTAACGATTCGGAAGGAAAGCCGTCTCAAGAACTCACCGCGATGCGAGCCTGCAGGGTAAAATGTTTATCATCATCATTCTctggagcagcagtggcTCCTGGAGCAACAGGGACTGTATGAGTTTCGGTCTGGAAGCAAAAGCATCAGCCAATATTCAATTTCGGTACAGTACCGTGCAGGATATCAACGATGGGAGGAAAGAGAAAAAGTGTCTCGAACACTCACAGCCATAACCTCATGGACAGCGCGCGCCACATTGGCAACCTTGGAgccatcgtcgtcgtagAAGCAACCTTCGAGTTTGCAATGGAAAGCACGAGGTGAGGTACCAGGTACGTTTGCCATATTCGGAGCCTCTGGAACGTGGGTGGACTTGGGTTTTCCGCCGGCGATGACTGGCGTGTTTGTGTTTGTGGAGGTTGTCTTCGCGCTATGCGCAAACTTTTGGCCGAGGACGACAGGAAGAGTGGGAGCTAGGGTCTTGACTGATGGGAACACGTCCTGCTCAGTCGGGTCTGCAACGGCGGCCTCGGTTGGAGCAGGCCCCCAGAGGTCGGCGGTGCTGACCTTGGCCTTTGGGTCGACGACGGCTGAAGTAGCAGCGGCAATTGTACTGCTGAGATGGCCCGAAGGGAGGACGAGCTGCGGTGCAGCCATGGCGTGAGCAGCTAAGACCGCGACGGATGAGAGGGTGGAGGGACGCATGACTGCTGTGTACTACACGTAGTCTGGTGTATTGAAGTCGAATGGTCGTGTGTGTCAGTTGGAAGCAAGAGAACAGAACAGGAGCTGAGAGCGAGGCCTGCGTTTTGTGCCCTCTCTGTTTCCTCTGTTTCCTCTGTTTGCGGATGTGCTGGAGTGCCCACTTCAGAGCCTTGGATTGTGCTCAAACTTAGGAGTTCGACGGGAGGTCAGTTCCAGTGTTTTCTGTTCGGCATCTCAAGTTGAACTTTGGACTACGTATCGCATGGTGCTCGCATGGAGTTTACGTCTGCGTGAGTATGAAGGGTCCTGGTTGTCAGAGAGCGGTACTTCGACTAGTGTATCGATCCAGAGTATCGATTTTCCCAAGGTAACAATCCTCCGAAGTTGCACAACTGAGCTGAATGAATGGGTCTGGAGTTCGGAGTCGGTACTGCTGACCGTCTGGGTCCGGCTCGTGGGTGTGATCTTGCCATATACATCCTGAACGCGTATGGTGACGTTGACAGTGGTATGGTACCGGCTGAAAAGGTGGCAACAAAGTCTGTCGTGGACGACGCGTACACATCGACCAACAATGTCGGGTGTTGTAGACAATGAGAGGCGACGTGAGGTGTCGTCGGGGTGCCGAACCACGGTTCACAAAAAATGTCCATCCGAGCCTGCCGAAAACTAGTCGATCTTTGGTTAACTTGCCGTGGAGTTTGCACCTGTCAATTCCGCCGCTGCCGATCGATAGCTGACAGTTGAGTGCTGCTACCGCCATGAAATTGCTTCATTATGTCAAACCTATATGCacatctatagcttagcctGGATCTCACTCGCGGGTTTGCCGCGGATATCTGCGGGTGGCTGCTTATCAACAATGAGACTTGATGCCTGTTGCAAGCTCTCAATCGCCTCCTTCTCTATCCTTGACACCAAAACCTCGCAAGATGGGATATCGTGGATGACACCAATGACTTGGCCAGCGGTCCATACCTATTATCATTTGTCAGCTTGTCGCTTTTTCTTTTTGAGACTAGCGGTTATAACTTACGCCAAAATCTGGGTCTCCGTTCTGGAAGACCTTCCTACCGCGCTGCCCGCTGACCAGAGGGCCAACGGAGGCAAATTCCTTCGTGTTGGGATCGTTCTCAATCTGGTATGCTTCTGTGCTGACCTTGTTCTTGAACAAGCGCGATGTGTTCTTCCATTTCCTCAGCACTAGCTGTGTGTCTGTCTCTTGCGCCTTCACGATGCTCTCCttgatgttgtggtggaTAGGCGCCTCCAGCGTGCACATGAATCGCGTGCCCATGTTGATACCCACTGCGCCGAGGTTCAGCGCCGCAGCCAGACCTTGACCATCGGCAAAGCCTCCGGAGGCAATGAAGGGAACGGGCATGACTTGGCGGGCGCGGTTGAGGAGGATCAGGTTCGTGATGTCGTGCTCGCCGACGTGGCCGGCGCACTCGAAGCCGTCAATGGACAGGAAGTCGACGCCGAGCTTGACAGCGCTCATGGCGTGGCGGATGGTGGTGCACTTGTGCAGGATCACACACGGCGGGTCGGCTTCCTTCAGCTGCTTGATGATGGGGCCCGGCGAGTTGCCAGCCGTCTCGACGATGCGGATACCCTCATCGATAATGGCCTGCGCGTAGGCGGGGTAGTCGGGCGGGTTGATCGAGGGGAGGAGGGTCAGGTTCACGCCAAAGGGCTTGTCGGTCATGGTTTTGCATTTCCGGATCTCTTTGCGCAGGTCGTCGGGCGTGGGCTGTGTGAGGGCAGTGAGGATACCGAGACCGCCGGCGTTGGACACGGCCGATGCGAGTTCAGCGTATCCGACCCATTGCATGCCACCTTGGACAACGGGTACTGCGTCCTGTCAGTACTGCCTCATATCGAGTAGTCTCGCTTATATCGCACCTCGGATGCCCAGCTTGCGCGTGAGAGCAGTATTGAAAGGCATGGTTGTGGTAGTCTGGAGTCTATACCGTTAGATCGGAGGAGAGAAGTATGAAGGCAGACAAATGGCAAGGAAATGTAGTCCTACGACACGCTCTAATCAAGTCAGAGAGCCTAGGTCGGTGGTGCTATCAGTGATCACGCTCTTCTGCCGTGCTAATTGTCGGCCGCATCGACGTCTGCACGCCTGAGGGCCGAGGTCATCAGGTCCCTGCAGGCGTGGAAGTGGTGATTGGCACGGCTCTCCCTCCGTCCCCAGTCGTCTCGCATGTGACGGTAAATGCGGTTCTGCCTTTGTCTTGGAATGACATGGCCCAGCACGGCGCGCACATCTTTCATCAGACATCGcccagagcagcagcatgcgGTACTGGCAGCCGTGCAGGTGCGAGAAATGACCGAGTCGAATCAACAGGTGGAGATCCGTCCAAACAGAAAGAGCAGTGATGATGGGAGCAAAAGAGAAAGCACATGGGAGGAGGAACAGCCATGGACATTGCCTGGGAAATGTGAAGAGATACAAGCACAGCAAGGAGGACCGGCGTGAAGATTGCTGCGAGGCATATTTCAATGCCGTGGAGCTGTTCATACCACACAAATCAAGAGACTCCAATCTATGCAATGCGCCTGAGCATGTACTTCGGTCGGTCCTCGAGTCACGACTTGTCTGCACGCGGGTGTACTTTGCAGAGCGTTGTCAGAGCAGCCTCGCGGTCACCGGCATATTTCCTAGCTACATCTCAGGGCAAGAGACGTGAAAGCTGTATGCAGTATGCTTCTGCTGCGGGCGAAGCCCAAACGGCCGACAACTTCGCatgcatcatcaacatcctAGCTTctgcgccagcagcaatCTCGAGTGAGCCTCGAGTCCTTCAACATTCGAGGGCTCAGTATTGACTTGCCATACTTTCTTCCACCCCCGCGAATCAAAGTCAGTGCCCAAGATGGTGAGACGTAGGTACTAACTTCTGCAAGAACTACACCAGACAACTCACAGAAAACAGGCAACGCACCTCGCCTCACTCTCGGCTCCGAAGATGCCGTCTACAATCTGACCAGCGACGACCAAACCCTTCCCGAGCacttctctcttctccgccCATCAGAGCAATCCTTCGATGCCATCCTCTTCAATATCTGGATGACCGTCTTCGCCGTCTGTGGTGGAACCGCTGCCGTCGCTTCGCTGGTACTCTACGCTATCGCTCTCGTCAAGGTCAAATTGCGGAAGTTCTTCCACGTTCAGGAGCAGTCACCAAAAGCGCTCGAGTGGAAGAAGGTGGTTACGGTGTCCCTGTGTGCAGTGGCATACCATCTCGCCGTTGTCGCCATTTGGTACGCCATCCCGGATGCGAGCTGGGTGAGCTCTGGATTATCGCACGTGGCTGCCCGCAGTGCGAGACTTATTGTGAGGGCTGAGATTGGAGCTTCTATGATTGTGGGCGGGTTCGTGATGGGGCTGAAGTTGTTGTTCGATTGAGCACATCCCATTCATCTTGACGCAAAATGGACCAGATGCGATTGAACGGCTTATGCCGACTAGTCAAGGTTTGTCAAAGCACGATGAATGGCAGCACGACATTGAGTGACGCCTACAGGCGAGAGTAAGTCAAGGAATacatcttctttcttctacTCTGGGCCGCGTATGGAACTAGCTCTCCTCGTCCGCCCCCTCTAAATATCCCTCGACCGATTCAACCCCTTCAACCGATGTTCAAAATCCTCCTTCGGAatatcctccacctccttcggCCTCTGCAACGTCACcccactcctcttctcccaccCGACCAAAGCCTTCGTATGATCCGCATTCTGCTCCACCTCCTTAAGCGCATCCCCCAAATACCTCCTGGTCAAACCAGGTAATTCTGTTTCAAACCCATTATACTGCATGAAATCCTCTGTGATCCCCAGATCTTTGACCAACAACGCCAGCCCAAAACCAGAATTATACCGCCCTGTCAAGCCATCTCTTCGGAATGTATCTAATGTAGGGAAGCATACGCCTGTCCCTACGTTCAAGACATCGATCATTTGCTTTGGGTCTAAGCCGTATTTTTGTCCTGTTACCAAGCTATCGCTTAAGGCGCAGATGGAGGATGCCATGATGTAGTTATTCAACGTTTTCATCGCGTGGCCGTTGCCGAGTTTTCCCATGTGGAAGACGTAGCGTGCCATGGTGCGAATGATGGGCTCGGCTTTGGCGAAGACGGCGGGAGAGTCGGCGCCGACTATGAGGGTGGATTCGCCGCCGTCGGTGGCGTGCATGTAGGTCTGGGTGATGGGTGAGTCGACGAGTTCGAGTTGGTGTTCCGCGAGTTCTTTGCCGAGGGCGATTGTATCGAagggagaggatgaggaggtgTCGATGATGATTGTACCTGGAGGTGTCAATTGGTTTCTCTGTGTTCGTTCTTGTGTCTCATCTCCGTCCGCTTACCTGGCTTCAAGCATCGAGCAAAGTTGTCTTTGCCGAGAAGCACTTCTCTCACGATCTTGCCTTGCGGAAGCATGGTAACAATAACCTCGCAATCCGCAAACGCCTCTGCTTTCCCATTCGCAGCAGTGGTGTTTGGCCATTCCGAGACAGCCTTCTGGACTTGTGCCTCGTTCACGTCGTGCACGACTACATGGTAGCCGGCTTTGGGCAGATTCGAGGCCATGCTGAAGCCTGCATTCCCGAGGCCGATGTATCCAACATTTTTTACTGCAGGTGCTTGCCCGTTCGTGGTAGGAGGCATGTTGCTGGAAATCTAGGCTGTATGGGTAGTGATATGCAAAAACCAATGTCAAGGCAGAAAAGTGAGGAAATTTGGTCCAGGGTGCTCTCCTACGCTGAACACGAATAAATGCCTACGCCATGCCATCATGCCCTGCGATTTCGGACGAGGGGCAGAAGTCCAATGCCAGAGGGGATGTCATTGTAGAGTCGATCCTTTACTCTGCGGAGAAGAAAGCTTGGGGAAGTGCTCGAGACGAGGCTGCGTGAGGAAAGTCTGCCGGTGGGCGTCATCGTTGGAGGCAGTTCTGGATCCCTTGGGTGCTCGTCCAATGTCCTCCGCATTACCATACAGCTGCCGTACAGACGTCAGCTTCTCTTCGTCGTCAGACTATTCCCACGCAACCATTTCTCCAGCAGCGAAGCTGGTCTGCTTCACCCACTTCCACTCGCCTTCCAGCAACCTATACTCGATTTGGAACAGGCCCTTCTTGACAACGCCAGGCGGGTCCCCAAACTTTTCCGCTCTCGCAAACACCTCCCCGCGATCAAGTGTGCTATTCATCGTGGTGTATAAGTCGACGAACTCGATATGATAGGAAGGTGTCGTAGACGTGACTTGCTCCAAATGGCGCAAGAGGCCACGAATACCGAACTCTTGTCCCGACATGGTAGAAAGTATGGTGTCGGGCGCCACAGAGCTCCATGCTGAAGATTTGGGATCAAAATCTCTTGTGTTGACTGCGTTCGCGACCGCAAATGTCATTCTTTCGAGAGTCTCAAGGGCCTCACTCCGCCTCTTGAGTGATCGCGGGGTATCTTTGCTGCATGAAGTAGGTTCAACGACAGCTCCAAAGGCCGAGTACATAGTTGACATGCCACCAATCAGTGCTGAGGGGCGAGACGATATGCAACATCGTGAATCGTTGTCCTCCGCAGCCCTATATTTCAAGGAAGGCTCTTCAGCTCGCTAAGTAGCGCAGATCGCCGAGATGATGTGCCCCACACACGAGATACAATCCGCCCGTTCTGTGTTACACGGAAACGGTCATCCAGCCTGTCATATTACATTATCGAGTCTTCTTTCCGGCGATCGGTTGTTTCGATGCATCTTTGGCAGTTGCGTTTCTGTCTCTTCCAGCACCTAGCGCGCCCCGACCAGCAAATAGCTTCCACGATATCCAAGCAAATCCTATCACTACAGCGAGAAGTGTCCCAAGAGGCACCCAAGTAGCCTGGGCAGGATCCAGTACTGGTACGCGTAGCTGCTCGACAAGACGTCCACTTTGAGGATTGGCCGGTACGTGGTAGAACATAGTCTTTGGACCAAAGAGCCCATCGTAGCCCAAGTTGATGCGATCGAATGGGTTTGTGCTCATTTTCAAGCcctcttcggcttcgcaTGCCCAGAAAACGACAGGCCACGGAACATCGATGGTCGTGTGTCCAGTCTTAGAGGCAGTAGCATTCAGGTATCGTAAATGCATGGGAATTGTGACTGTCCAGTTGCCTTTGGGTGGCCCAGCGCCTTTTGGAGAGGCCAACTCGAACAGTGAAACAGAGCCCCACTGCTTTACCACCCAGTTTGGTGCTTCCAGATCCTCCTCACCGCTCAGAGCGCGCAGAGCCACGAGATTTTGTGAGGCAAGGAACAGATCGTCCTCGAACTGATACCTGTCCAGAAACAGCGTCGAAGGGTTTGTCATGTATGCGTGAAGCGAGCAGGCTTTCTCGGGGCTCGGCGATGTGAGGGATTCGGCGGAAAAGATAATCTCGAGTTTGGGATGCAACCCCGTTGGCTTCTGAAAGTTCGCAGAATACGTTGTACGATCGTTCGAAGGGAGAGAATGGTGTCTGGAGGGGAACGAGAATAGTGTTGGTTTGGGCTTATCGTCTTCACCTACCACAGTCAGATAGCCGCCCAATTTGTGCTCTTCTGGCTCATCTGCCTGCTCCGGCGACAGAATGCCCACTTCGAGTCGCTCTTCTGGTTGAATTTTGTGCACTCTTCCTGGGATGCCATCTCCATCGGCCGCAGATGACGGTGGCGAAAGAATGCTGATTGTCACGGCATGATTGATGACATCAAAATCATAGTCCACATATGCAGCACCTGAAGTATCTGCAATGACTTTGCACAGCTGTCCACTGGTGGACGCAACTGGGAGTCCCGGGCAAAGCTGGTCCACTACGTGCTGCGATATCGTGTTCAAATCATCTACTCCATGATAAAACTGGTATGTAGAAGAGCTCGCGAACCTCTCGGATAAAACAGGTGGTCTGGGGTAGGCGCCAAGTTCAGAACTGCAGATTAGCTCTCGCTCATTCAGTCCCAGCAAGTGACCAAGCTCAGAG
It contains:
- a CDS encoding uncharacterized protein (antiSMASH:Cluster_11), with product MRPSTLSSVAVLAAHAMAAPQLVLPSGHLSSTIAAATSAVVDPKAKVSTADLWGPAPTEAAVADPTEQDVFPSVKTLAPTLPVVLGQKFAHSAKTTSTNTNTPVIAGGKPKSTHVPEAPNMANVPGTSPRAFHCKLEGCFYDDDGSKVANVARAVHEVMATETHTVPVAPGATAAPENDDDKHFTLQARIANGTLTVDAVGGHPSLFSIISAMAAAASPTPFEGHPPQ
- a CDS encoding uncharacterized protein (antiSMASH:Cluster_11) produces the protein MPFNTALTRKLGIRVPVVQGGMQWVGYAELASAVSNAGGLGILTALTQPTPDDLRKEIRKCKTMTDKPFGVNLTLLPSINPPDYPAYAQAIIDEGIRIVETAGNSPGPIIKQLKEADPPCVILHKCTTIRHAMSAVKLGVDFLSIDGFECAGHVGEHDITNLILLNRARQVMPVPFIASGGFADGQGLAAALNLGAVGINMGTRFMCTLEAPIHHNIKESIVKAQETDTQLVLRKWKNTSRLFKNKVSTEAYQIENDPNTKEFASVGPLVSGQRGRKVFQNGDPDFGVWTAGQVIGVIHDIPSCEVLVSRIEKEAIESLQQASSLIVDKQPPADIRGKPASEIQAKL
- a CDS encoding uncharacterized protein (antiSMASH:Cluster_11), with the translated sequence MVRRNAPRLTLGSEDAVYNLTSDDQTLPEHFSLLRPSEQSFDAILFNIWMTVFAVCGGTAAVASLVLYAIALVKVKLRKFFHVQEQSPKALEWKKVVTVSLCAVAYHLAVVAIWYAIPDASWVSSGLSHVAARSARLIVRAEIGASMIVGGFVMGLKLLFD
- a CDS encoding uncharacterized protein (SMCOG1100:3-hydroxyisobutyrate dehydrogenase~antiSMASH:Cluster_11); the encoded protein is MPPTTNGQAPAVKNVGYIGLGNAGFSMASNLPKAGYHVVVHDVNEAQVQKAVSEWPNTTAANGKAEAFADCEVIVTMLPQGKIVREVLLGKDNFARCLKPGTIIIDTSSSSPFDTIALGKELAEHQLELVDSPITQTYMHATDGGESTLIVGADSPAVFAKAEPIIRTMARYVFHMGKLGNGHAMKTLNNYIMASSICALSDSLVTGQKYGLDPKQMIDVLNVGTGVCFPTLDTFRRDGLTGRYNSGFGLALLVKDLGITEDFMQYNGFETELPGLTRRYLGDALKEVEQNADHTKALVGWEKRSGVTLQRPKEVEDIPKEDFEHRLKGLNRSRDI
- a CDS encoding uncharacterized protein (antiSMASH:Cluster_11) → MYSAFGAVVEPTSCSKDTPRSLKRRSEALETLERMTFAVANAVNTRDFDPKSSAWSSVAPDTILSTMSGQEFGIRGLLRHLEQVTSTTPSYHIEFVDLYTTMNSTLDRGEVFARAEKFGDPPGVVKKGLFQIEYRLLEGEWKWVKQTSFAAGEMVAWE
- a CDS encoding uncharacterized protein (antiSMASH:Cluster_11) → MRQRITYLLPRGTGVDPADISAGKDDLTFRQATTAAVERRITLGLSELPLPVQEFLKDFHELHVRVVSPRNYPALSPAVSTLPPGLHAFFTPPSRPGTSGNKLCSELGHLLGLNERELICSSELGAYPRPPVLSERFASSSTYQFYHGVDDLNTISQHVVDQLCPGLPVASTSGQLCKVIADTSGAAYVDYDFDVINHAVTISILSPPSSAADGDGIPGRVHKIQPEERLEVGILSPEQADEPEEHKLGGYLTVVGEDDKPKPTLFSFPSRHHSLPSNDRTTYSANFQKPTGLHPKLEIIFSAESLTSPSPEKACSLHAYMTNPSTLFLDRYQFEDDLFLASQNLVALRALSGEEDLEAPNWVVKQWGSVSLFELASPKGAGPPKGNWTVTIPMHLRYLNATASKTGHTTIDVPWPVVFWACEAEEGLKMSTNPFDRINLGYDGLFGPKTMFYHVPANPQSGRLVEQLRVPVLDPAQATWVPLGTLLAVVIGFAWISWKLFAGRGALGAGRDRNATAKDASKQPIAGKKTR